The following coding sequences are from one Streptomyces venezuelae window:
- a CDS encoding AI-2E family transporter: MAPTDETAQVTQDTAPPGTTPPAQPPAGAEAGHGARMPRWLPRAMVLALALVACFQLGSWAFHQLTGLLINVLIAFFLALAVEPAVSWMAARGMRRGFATFLVFLSVVIASAGFVALMGSMLAGQIVDMVEDFPDYLDKVISWINQTFHTDLSRVEVQDSLVHSDWLQKYVQNSASGVLDVSAQVLGGLFQLLTILLFSFYFAADGPRLRRALCSVLPPAKQAEVLRAWEIAVDKTGGYLYSRGLMALISGIAHYILLQVLEVPYAPVLAVWVGLVSQFIPTIGTYLAGALPMLIAFTVDPWYSLWVLIFVVVYQQFENYVLQPKLTAKSVDIHPAVAFGSVIAGTALLGAVGALIAIPAVATLQAFLGAYVKRYDVTDDPRVHGHRRQVGAPLLARMRRALRGPNRPEAPAEPGGPSPKPGKRG; this comes from the coding sequence GTGGCACCGACAGACGAGACCGCGCAGGTCACCCAGGACACCGCTCCGCCCGGCACGACGCCGCCCGCACAGCCCCCCGCGGGGGCAGAGGCAGGGCATGGTGCCCGCATGCCGCGGTGGCTGCCGCGCGCCATGGTTCTCGCCCTCGCGCTCGTCGCCTGCTTCCAGCTGGGCAGCTGGGCGTTCCATCAGCTGACCGGGCTGTTGATCAACGTATTGATCGCGTTCTTCCTGGCGCTCGCGGTCGAGCCCGCGGTGAGCTGGATGGCCGCGCGCGGGATGCGCAGGGGCTTCGCCACGTTCCTGGTCTTCCTGAGCGTCGTGATCGCCAGCGCCGGCTTCGTCGCGTTGATGGGGTCGATGCTCGCGGGCCAGATCGTGGACATGGTCGAGGACTTCCCCGACTATCTGGACAAGGTCATCAGCTGGATCAACCAGACCTTCCACACGGACCTCTCCCGCGTCGAGGTCCAGGACAGCCTGGTCCACTCGGACTGGCTGCAGAAGTACGTGCAGAACAGCGCCAGTGGCGTCCTGGACGTGTCCGCGCAGGTCCTGGGCGGTCTCTTCCAGCTCCTGACCATCCTGCTGTTCTCGTTCTACTTCGCGGCCGACGGGCCGAGGCTGCGCCGCGCGCTGTGCTCGGTGCTGCCGCCCGCCAAGCAGGCCGAGGTGCTGCGGGCCTGGGAGATCGCGGTCGACAAGACCGGCGGCTACCTCTACTCGCGCGGCCTGATGGCGCTGATCTCCGGGATCGCGCACTACATCCTGCTCCAGGTGCTCGAAGTGCCCTACGCGCCCGTGCTCGCCGTGTGGGTGGGCCTCGTGTCCCAGTTCATCCCCACCATCGGCACGTACCTCGCGGGTGCCCTGCCGATGCTGATCGCCTTCACGGTCGACCCCTGGTACTCGCTCTGGGTGCTGATCTTCGTGGTCGTCTACCAGCAGTTCGAGAACTACGTGCTGCAGCCCAAGCTCACCGCCAAGAGTGTGGACATCCACCCCGCTGTCGCGTTCGGCTCGGTCATCGCGGGCACCGCCCTCCTCGGCGCGGTCGGGGCGCTCATCGCCATCCCGGCCGTCGCGACGCTGCAGGCGTTCCTCGGGGCGTACGTGAAGAGGTACGACGTCACGGACGACCCCCGGGTGCACGGGCATCGGCGGCAGGTCGGAGCACCCCTCCTCGCCCGGATGCGGCGAGCGCTGCGGGGGCCGAACAGGCCGGAGGCCCCGGCGGAGCCCGGCGGCCCCTCGCCGAAGCCGGGCAAGCGCGGGTAG
- the recA gene encoding recombinase RecA, translated as MAGTDREKALDAALAQIERQFGKGAVMRMGERPNEPIEVIPTGSTALDVALGVGGIPRGRVVEVYGPESSGKTTLTLHAVANAQRAGGAVAFVDAEHALDPEYAKKLGVDIDNLILSQPDNGEQALEIVDMLVRSGALDLIVIDSVAALVPRAEIEGEMGDSHVGLQARLMSQALRKITSALNQSKTTAIFINQLREKIGVMFGSPETTTGGRALKFYASVRMDIRRIETLKDGTDAVGNRTRVKVVKNKVAPPFKQAEFDILYGQGISREGGLIDMGVEHGFVRKAGAWYTYEGDQLGQGKENARNFLKDNPDLANEIEKKIKEKLGVGVKPEAPTEEPSADAAGAAPAADDAKTVPAPAAKATKSKAAAAKS; from the coding sequence ATGGCAGGAACCGACCGCGAGAAGGCGCTCGACGCCGCGCTCGCACAGATTGAACGGCAATTCGGCAAGGGCGCAGTGATGCGCATGGGCGAGCGGCCGAACGAGCCCATCGAGGTCATCCCCACCGGGTCGACCGCGCTCGACGTCGCGCTCGGCGTCGGCGGCATCCCCCGCGGCCGTGTGGTGGAGGTGTACGGCCCGGAGTCCTCCGGTAAGACGACCCTCACCCTGCACGCCGTGGCCAACGCCCAGCGGGCGGGCGGCGCGGTGGCCTTCGTGGACGCGGAGCACGCCCTCGACCCCGAGTACGCGAAGAAGCTCGGCGTCGACATCGACAACCTCATCCTGTCCCAGCCGGACAACGGCGAGCAGGCCCTCGAGATCGTCGACATGCTGGTCCGCTCCGGCGCCCTCGACCTGATCGTCATCGACTCCGTGGCCGCCCTGGTGCCGCGCGCGGAGATCGAGGGCGAAATGGGTGACTCGCACGTGGGTCTGCAGGCTCGTCTGATGAGCCAGGCCCTGCGAAAGATCACCAGCGCGCTCAACCAGTCCAAGACCACCGCGATCTTCATCAACCAGCTGCGCGAGAAGATCGGCGTGATGTTCGGCTCCCCGGAGACCACGACCGGTGGCCGTGCGCTGAAGTTCTACGCGTCGGTGCGCATGGACATCCGCCGCATCGAGACCCTGAAGGACGGCACGGACGCGGTGGGCAACCGCACCCGCGTCAAGGTCGTCAAGAACAAGGTCGCGCCGCCCTTCAAGCAGGCCGAGTTCGACATCCTCTACGGCCAGGGCATCAGCCGCGAGGGCGGCCTGATCGACATGGGCGTCGAGCACGGCTTCGTCCGCAAGGCGGGAGCCTGGTACACGTACGAGGGCGACCAGCTCGGCCAGGGCAAGGAGAACGCCCGCAACTTCCTGAAGGACAACCCCGACCTCGCCAACGAGATCGAGAAGAAGATCAAGGAGAAGCTGGGCGTCGGTGTGAAGCCCGAGGCTCCGACCGAGGAGCCGAGCGCGGACGCGGCGGGTGCTGCCCCGGCTGCCGACGACGCCAAGACGGTGCCCGCTCCGGCGGCCAAGGCCACCAAGTCCAAGGCCGCGGCGGCCAAGAGCTAG
- the recX gene encoding recombination regulator RecX, with protein MTRRTDWADDTAPESRTGAAGRGHGGGVDQDGVAGRYADRGDGDGFQDGGSLRDGGSFRDADGFQGSGGHQGGEGFRGGGARSRGRRRRGRFGDSDGRDSGSSGGHQDSGSPSSSRAEKGEPPTDPAERARAICLRLLTGTPRTRKQLADALRKREIPDDVAEEVLSRFEEVGLINDSAFADAWVESRHHGRGLARRALARELRTKGVESTLIDEAVGQLDAEQEEATARELVARKLRSTRGLDRDKRLRRLAGMLARKGYAEGMALRVVRQALEEEGEETDDLGYEAF; from the coding sequence GTGACGCGACGAACCGACTGGGCGGACGACACCGCCCCCGAAAGCCGCACCGGTGCTGCCGGGCGGGGCCACGGGGGCGGTGTGGATCAGGACGGCGTGGCGGGCCGGTACGCCGACCGGGGTGATGGTGACGGCTTCCAGGACGGCGGAAGCCTCCGGGACGGCGGAAGCTTCCGGGACGCCGACGGCTTCCAGGGCAGTGGGGGCCACCAGGGCGGCGAAGGCTTCCGGGGCGGTGGCGCCCGGAGTCGTGGACGCCGCCGCCGTGGCCGCTTCGGGGACTCCGACGGCCGGGACTCCGGCAGCTCCGGCGGCCATCAGGACAGCGGTTCCCCTTCCTCGTCGAGGGCCGAGAAGGGGGAACCGCCCACGGATCCGGCCGAGCGGGCGCGGGCGATCTGCCTGCGCCTCCTCACCGGCACCCCCCGCACGCGCAAGCAGCTCGCCGACGCACTGCGCAAGCGGGAGATCCCCGACGACGTGGCGGAAGAGGTCCTCTCCCGCTTCGAAGAGGTCGGCCTCATCAACGACAGCGCCTTCGCGGACGCCTGGGTCGAGTCCCGGCACCACGGCCGGGGCCTGGCCCGCCGTGCGCTCGCGCGGGAGCTGCGCACCAAAGGTGTGGAGTCCACGCTGATCGACGAGGCCGTGGGGCAGCTCGACGCGGAGCAGGAGGAGGCGACCGCGCGCGAGCTCGTCGCCCGCAAGCTCCGCTCCACGCGGGGCCTCGACCGCGACAAGCGCCTGCGTCGCCTCGCGGGCATGCTCGCCCGCAAGGGATACGCGGAGGGTATGGCGCTCCGCGTGGTCCGGCAGGCGCTGGAGGAAGAGGGCGAAGAGACCGACGACCTGGGGTACGAGGCGTTCTGA
- a CDS encoding helix-turn-helix domain-containing protein, protein MAEEPGRTGAKRPATGAKRPPRTRGPHDPSASVGPRELSAGEGAYEPSAVEGPQELSDLRVLKALAQPRRQQMLQHLTVQGPATSATLARALGLNTGATSYHLRELARYGFVEETRGSGHGRERWWRAVPGDRRFPPRSRQSPETRLVMDELSRLSYAADLELFAQLQREPGSDEWADALPHSRGTIRLTLPELHEFFEEYIALLNRYKRSDAATPDGARPVLTRFLAFPAPTAASEPPVSSAPLAPSAPPASSDNRKESEPS, encoded by the coding sequence ATGGCAGAGGAACCCGGCAGGACCGGCGCGAAACGGCCCGCGACCGGCGCGAAACGGCCGCCCCGGACCCGGGGCCCGCACGATCCGAGCGCGTCCGTGGGCCCGCGAGAGCTGAGTGCGGGCGAGGGCGCGTATGAACCGAGCGCGGTCGAGGGCCCGCAAGAACTGAGTGATCTGCGCGTACTGAAGGCGCTCGCGCAACCGCGGCGGCAGCAGATGCTGCAGCACCTCACCGTGCAGGGCCCGGCCACCTCCGCGACGCTCGCCAGGGCCCTCGGGCTCAACACCGGCGCGACCAGCTACCACCTGCGCGAACTCGCCCGATACGGCTTCGTCGAGGAGACACGCGGCTCCGGGCACGGACGTGAGCGCTGGTGGCGCGCCGTCCCGGGCGACCGGCGCTTCCCGCCGCGCAGCCGGCAGAGCCCGGAGACGCGGCTCGTCATGGACGAGCTCAGCCGCCTCTCGTACGCGGCCGACCTGGAGCTCTTCGCGCAACTGCAACGGGAGCCCGGCTCCGACGAGTGGGCGGACGCACTGCCTCACTCACGAGGCACGATCCGGCTGACCCTCCCCGAACTCCATGAGTTCTTCGAGGAGTACATCGCGCTCCTCAACCGCTACAAGCGGTCCGACGCCGCCACCCCGGACGGCGCCCGCCCCGTTCTCACCCGCTTCCTGGCCTTCCCCGCGCCTACAGCTGCCTCCGAGCCCCCGGTCTCCTCCGCGCCCCTGGCCCCCTCCGCGCCCCCAGCCTCCTCCGACAACCGAAAAGAGTCCGAGCCCTCATGA
- a CDS encoding FtsX-like permease family protein — MMLRYALQTVRDRKGGFVGAFLALMCAAALVTACGTLLETGLRGTIKTERYAAAPVIVSADQNVHQTTVKHKKGKTKVKHKAKPIAERAWLRADDIESRIKSAPGVATVVPELTFLAQPVIPKAGKGAGPDGGADAPTYGHAWKSATLTPFHLVDGKAPRSSHDLVIDRGLADRTGLRPGDRLTVQSTQSPRDYRITGVAAPQHGALTHQTSLFFSSEKAERLAAHPGKVTAFGVVPAKGTSVADLKTAVEQAVEGTTAQISTGDDRGPVEFLDAAGARVKLVSMGGAMGGTSLLVAVLVVVGTFALSIQQRHRELALLRAVAATPKQIRRLLGREALVVGAVAGAVGALAGLPLGGWLHERFVATGAVPATLERTVSVFPPLVAVGATLLGAWAAARIAGRRIVRIRPAQALAEAQVEPGRAAWSRIVAGLVLLVGGVVLVAVLSVLHTEAASTPVTFLTVVVFACAIALLGPFVVRAAAALLRGPLRLTGPGGKLAHANLRGNAARMAAVVTPLALLTGMACTVLFVQPTLDDAARAQAREGIRADWVLAAQGPGVPAQAARKLRTTDGVEAATEVVRTTVRVGLDKYSAQGVTPEDLARTWDPDVTAGTIEGFGERSVAVSELAADRLGLKPGSTLKFTLGDGTRTELTVRAVYARGLGFGDLTMAHDLVARHVDNPLATTVLVRSDRTQQQLAAALDKFPGVHVLTPSAADDLQAESRRTNAEVNLLAMGLVLAFTAIAVVNTLAMSVSERIREFAMLRLAGATRRQVLRMLRTEALAVLFIGTGLGSGVALAVLTAFSVGMTGSAAPTVVPLVYVSVLTVAGLLALTATALPGRAALRPLPVAVATAKE, encoded by the coding sequence ATGATGCTGCGCTACGCACTGCAGACCGTCAGGGACCGCAAGGGTGGCTTCGTCGGCGCCTTCCTCGCGCTGATGTGCGCCGCGGCCCTCGTCACGGCCTGCGGCACCCTCCTGGAAACCGGCCTGCGCGGCACGATCAAGACCGAGCGCTACGCCGCGGCCCCCGTGATCGTCTCTGCCGACCAGAACGTGCACCAGACCACGGTCAAGCACAAAAAGGGCAAGACCAAGGTCAAGCACAAGGCGAAACCGATCGCCGAACGCGCGTGGCTCCGGGCCGACGACATCGAGAGCAGGATCAAGAGCGCCCCGGGCGTCGCCACCGTCGTACCGGAACTCACCTTCCTCGCCCAGCCGGTGATCCCTAAAGCCGGAAAGGGAGCGGGACCCGACGGCGGGGCCGACGCACCCACGTACGGGCACGCGTGGAAGTCCGCGACCCTCACCCCCTTCCACCTCGTCGACGGAAAGGCGCCGCGGTCCTCGCACGATCTCGTCATCGACCGCGGTCTCGCCGACCGCACCGGGCTGCGGCCCGGCGACCGCCTCACCGTCCAGTCGACGCAGAGCCCGCGCGACTACCGCATCACCGGAGTGGCCGCGCCCCAGCACGGCGCCCTGACCCATCAGACCTCGCTCTTCTTCTCCTCCGAAAAGGCCGAACGGCTCGCGGCGCATCCCGGGAAGGTCACCGCCTTCGGCGTCGTACCGGCGAAGGGCACCTCCGTCGCTGATCTCAAGACGGCGGTCGAGCAGGCCGTCGAAGGGACGACGGCGCAGATCAGCACGGGGGACGATCGCGGGCCCGTGGAGTTTCTGGACGCTGCGGGAGCGCGCGTCAAGCTCGTCAGCATGGGCGGGGCCATGGGTGGCACCTCGCTTCTCGTCGCCGTCCTCGTGGTGGTCGGCACCTTCGCTCTCTCGATCCAGCAACGCCACCGCGAACTCGCCCTGCTGCGTGCCGTCGCCGCGACCCCGAAGCAGATCCGTAGGCTTCTCGGGCGCGAGGCACTGGTCGTCGGCGCGGTGGCGGGTGCGGTCGGTGCGCTCGCCGGGCTCCCGCTCGGAGGGTGGCTGCACGAGCGGTTCGTGGCGACGGGGGCCGTGCCCGCCACCCTTGAGCGCACCGTCAGCGTCTTCCCGCCGCTCGTCGCCGTCGGTGCCACCCTGCTGGGAGCCTGGGCCGCCGCGCGTATCGCGGGGCGCAGAATCGTCCGTATCCGCCCGGCGCAGGCCCTCGCCGAAGCGCAGGTCGAGCCGGGGCGGGCCGCGTGGAGCCGCATCGTCGCCGGCCTGGTGCTGCTCGTCGGCGGTGTCGTCCTGGTCGCCGTGCTGAGCGTGCTGCACACCGAGGCGGCGTCGACCCCCGTGACGTTCCTGACGGTCGTGGTGTTCGCCTGCGCCATCGCCCTCCTGGGCCCGTTCGTCGTCCGAGCAGCGGCCGCACTGCTCCGGGGCCCGCTCCGGCTGACCGGCCCCGGCGGCAAGCTCGCCCACGCCAACCTGCGCGGCAACGCGGCCCGCATGGCCGCCGTCGTCACGCCGCTCGCCCTCCTCACCGGCATGGCCTGCACCGTCCTCTTCGTCCAGCCCACCCTCGACGACGCCGCCCGCGCCCAGGCACGCGAAGGCATCCGCGCGGACTGGGTACTGGCCGCGCAGGGACCCGGTGTTCCGGCGCAGGCCGCCCGGAAGCTGCGTACGACCGACGGGGTGGAGGCGGCCACCGAGGTCGTCCGCACGACGGTCCGCGTGGGGCTCGACAAGTACTCCGCGCAGGGCGTCACCCCCGAGGACCTCGCCCGGACCTGGGACCCTGACGTCACCGCCGGAACGATCGAGGGCTTCGGCGAGAGAAGCGTCGCCGTCAGTGAACTGGCCGCCGACCGGCTCGGGCTGAAGCCGGGCAGCACGCTCAAGTTCACCTTGGGAGACGGCACGAGGACAGAGCTCACCGTGCGCGCCGTCTACGCACGCGGGCTCGGCTTCGGGGATCTGACCATGGCGCACGATCTGGTCGCCCGCCACGTGGACAACCCGCTCGCCACCACGGTCCTCGTCAGGAGTGACCGTACACAGCAACAACTCGCGGCGGCCCTCGACAAGTTCCCGGGTGTCCATGTGCTCACCCCGTCAGCGGCGGACGACCTCCAGGCGGAGAGCCGCAGGACCAACGCCGAGGTGAATCTGCTGGCGATGGGCCTCGTCCTCGCCTTCACCGCCATCGCCGTCGTCAACACGCTGGCGATGTCCGTCTCCGAACGCATCCGTGAGTTCGCGATGCTGCGCCTGGCCGGTGCGACGCGTCGTCAGGTGCTGCGGATGCTCCGGACCGAGGCACTGGCGGTCCTGTTCATCGGTACCGGCCTCGGCAGCGGGGTGGCGCTCGCCGTCCTGACGGCATTCAGCGTCGGCATGACCGGAAGCGCCGCGCCGACGGTCGTCCCTCTGGTGTACGTTTCCGTGCTCACTGTCGCCGGCCTGCTCGCCCTCACCGCGACCGCCCTGCCCGGCCGCGCCGCCCTGAGGCCGCTCCCCGTAGCGGTGGCGACGGCCAAGGAGTAG
- a CDS encoding rhodanese-like domain-containing protein: protein MSDEQPLGIDALLERVRLDLDRLSPEEAYETAEGGGLLVDIRYAALRERDGLIPGALVVERNELEWRLDPQGSHRAPQATSHDLRVVVVCNEGYASSLAALSLRQLGLRHATDLTGGFQAWRAAGLPVVTATQEA, encoded by the coding sequence GTGAGCGACGAACAGCCCTTGGGCATCGACGCGTTGCTGGAGCGCGTACGCCTCGATCTCGACCGGCTCTCTCCGGAGGAGGCGTACGAAACCGCCGAGGGCGGTGGTCTGCTGGTCGACATCCGCTATGCGGCACTGCGGGAGCGGGACGGGCTCATCCCCGGCGCACTCGTCGTCGAACGCAACGAACTGGAGTGGCGGCTCGATCCCCAGGGCAGCCATCGTGCCCCGCAGGCCACGAGCCATGACCTGCGCGTCGTCGTGGTCTGCAACGAGGGGTACGCGTCCAGCCTCGCGGCCCTCTCCTTGCGGCAGTTGGGGCTCCGCCACGCCACCGACCTCACGGGGGGATTCCAGGCGTGGCGGGCGGCGGGCCTGCCCGTCGTGACCGCCACCCAGGAGGCGTGA
- a CDS encoding cysteine dioxygenase: protein MSVAPSSAAPSASRSSAPTAAELLSFVRRTAADAELIASLPLDPEGRTWVRLEGPGGSEAWLIGWPPGTGTGWHDHAESVGAFLTAAGTLKENSLAARLPTDGWKTLELSEDVDRERELTSGEGRAFGRNHVHEVLNESTTEHAVSVHAYYPPLPRIRRYSRTGDVLRLESVERPEDWQ from the coding sequence GTGTCTGTTGCCCCTTCCTCCGCCGCGCCCTCGGCGTCGCGCTCTTCGGCGCCCACCGCCGCCGAACTCCTCTCCTTCGTCCGCCGCACCGCGGCCGACGCCGAACTCATCGCCTCCTTGCCGCTCGACCCCGAAGGCCGTACCTGGGTACGCCTGGAGGGGCCAGGCGGCAGTGAGGCCTGGCTGATCGGCTGGCCGCCCGGCACCGGCACCGGCTGGCACGACCACGCGGAGTCGGTCGGCGCCTTCCTCACGGCGGCGGGCACCCTCAAGGAGAACTCCTTGGCCGCGCGCCTGCCCACCGACGGGTGGAAGACCCTGGAGCTCTCCGAGGACGTCGATCGCGAACGGGAGTTGACGTCCGGCGAGGGCCGTGCCTTCGGCCGGAACCACGTGCACGAGGTGCTGAACGAGTCGACGACCGAGCACGCCGTCTCCGTGCACGCCTACTACCCGCCACTGCCACGGATTCGCCGCTACAGCCGAACGGGCGACGTGCTTCGCCTTGAGTCCGTCGAGCGTCCGGAGGACTGGCAGTGA
- a CDS encoding putative leader peptide, translating to MRARGTTSVVLPTASADGPRSHVEPGLTGLHPRGLLRIVTDTDVRLWRRVHMDLVRYAGCVCHPSC from the coding sequence GTGAGGGCAAGGGGCACCACCTCGGTCGTGCTCCCCACCGCGTCCGCGGACGGTCCCCGTTCGCATGTTGAGCCGGGGTTGACCGGTCTGCACCCCCGTGGTCTACTCCGGATCGTGACCGACACCGATGTGCGCCTGTGGCGGAGGGTCCATATGGACCTCGTCCGCTACGCAGGCTGCGTGTGTCACCCGTCCTGCTGA
- a CDS encoding FAD-dependent monooxygenase — protein MDPVIVVGAGPVGLALALALARHSVPTVVLDEGPGKDEQRPARTVVLRDDTAAFAERLAGHSFGDTETGARWAGWRSVRRKQLMRELDFDEATPSPLHLPQHELTSALREAIADERLVKVAVDSKLDSLEQDAGGVTVHTRGPKGTWWRGSYLVGCDGSRSTVRKLLDVRFPGRTAVERHAVAALRTELPWPGQALLHRMPPWRHGGAEVVGRPLAGGVWRLDWLLPPRGDLVTPDALVVRIRETLAGWCGGSTPPYELLDTGVHTVHHRLARRWRVGRAFLAGDAAHLLGALGTQGLDEGLRDADNLAWKLGFAWHHGAREALLDSYQVERRAGVAARLRAADQSLPALRGNKNLRSYVPGSARGHDTLLTDGHVGRGPLGAPSSYADSPLAPVFSESFTAVGTEPGAPVVDVRVTAPDGSFVQLRDRLGLGHLIVVLVAPGTVVWERRHWVTAGIMPRLAAAVTALPHAAELLVAESYPGAAAHSVLLVRPDGHLVTALSGVRPAELYAAAETALGGSAPTGRADGEERPGRTGTSTGEEENSAGAAGVARRSG, from the coding sequence GTGGACCCGGTGATCGTCGTCGGCGCGGGTCCGGTCGGACTCGCGCTCGCCCTCGCACTCGCCCGCCACTCGGTGCCCACCGTCGTCCTCGACGAGGGCCCCGGCAAGGACGAGCAGCGACCCGCGCGGACCGTCGTCCTCCGCGACGACACCGCGGCGTTCGCCGAGCGGCTCGCGGGTCACTCGTTCGGCGACACGGAGACGGGCGCGCGGTGGGCGGGCTGGCGCTCCGTGCGGCGGAAGCAACTGATGCGGGAACTCGACTTCGACGAAGCGACCCCGTCACCGCTGCACCTGCCACAGCACGAGCTGACCTCCGCGCTGCGCGAAGCGATCGCCGACGAGCGGCTGGTCAAGGTCGCGGTGGACAGCAAGCTCGACTCCCTCGAACAGGACGCCGGCGGCGTGACCGTCCACACCCGCGGCCCCAAGGGCACATGGTGGCGTGGCAGTTACCTCGTGGGCTGCGACGGCTCGCGCTCCACCGTGCGCAAACTCCTCGACGTCCGCTTCCCGGGCCGTACCGCCGTCGAGCGACACGCCGTCGCCGCGCTGCGCACGGAACTTCCGTGGCCCGGTCAGGCGTTGTTGCACCGGATGCCTCCGTGGCGCCACGGAGGCGCCGAGGTGGTGGGGCGACCGCTGGCCGGCGGCGTGTGGCGGCTCGACTGGCTGCTTCCGCCGCGCGGCGACCTGGTGACGCCCGACGCCCTCGTCGTCCGCATCCGGGAGACCCTCGCGGGCTGGTGCGGGGGCTCCACACCTCCGTACGAACTGCTGGACACGGGCGTGCACACCGTCCACCACCGACTTGCCCGACGGTGGCGGGTCGGCCGCGCCTTCCTCGCCGGGGACGCCGCGCACCTGCTCGGCGCGCTCGGCACCCAGGGGCTCGACGAAGGGCTGCGGGACGCCGACAACCTGGCGTGGAAGCTGGGGTTCGCCTGGCACCACGGCGCGCGCGAAGCGCTGCTCGACAGCTACCAGGTCGAGCGCCGGGCCGGTGTGGCCGCCCGCCTGCGCGCCGCCGACCAGTCGCTGCCCGCGCTGCGCGGCAACAAGAACCTGCGCTCGTACGTCCCCGGATCGGCCCGGGGGCACGACACGCTCCTCACGGACGGTCACGTCGGACGCGGCCCCCTGGGCGCTCCCTCGTCCTACGCCGATTCGCCGCTGGCCCCCGTGTTCTCCGAGTCCTTCACGGCGGTCGGCACGGAGCCCGGCGCGCCCGTCGTCGATGTGCGGGTGACGGCGCCGGACGGGTCCTTCGTCCAACTGCGCGACCGGCTCGGACTCGGGCACCTGATCGTCGTCCTCGTCGCGCCGGGCACCGTGGTGTGGGAGCGGCGGCACTGGGTGACCGCGGGGATCATGCCGCGGCTCGCCGCCGCGGTCACGGCCCTGCCGCACGCCGCCGAGCTGCTCGTCGCGGAGAGCTACCCCGGTGCCGCGGCCCACTCGGTCCTGCTCGTACGCCCCGACGGCCACCTGGTCACCGCGCTGTCCGGGGTACGCCCGGCCGAGCTGTACGCGGCGGCCGAGACAGCCCTGGGCGGGTCTGCCCCGACGGGACGGGCGGACGGCGAGGAGCGGCCCGGTCGCACGGGTACGAGTACGGGCGAGGAGGAGAACTCGGCGGGGGCCGCGGGGGTGGCACGGCGTTCAGGGTGA
- a CDS encoding amino acid ABC transporter permease, producing the protein MSSSVLYDAPGPKARMRNRIYSVIGTAAIIGLIAFVIMRLADRGHFASEVWNTFNYANVRIAIRDGIFTTLKVFALAGALSLVLGALLAVTRASDHRAIRWLATGFIELFRAIPLLITIYALWVLFLTYKSDLGFVGENNGFWALVIGLAVYNGAVQAEVLRAGFNAVPRGQVEAAYALGLRKSQVMTMLLLPQAVRSMLPTIISQLVVTLKDTSLGYIITYAELLYAARQLANTTLVNGQYIYVPVIMVVGTIYVAMCMALSGLATWVEKRGRRAKTGIAVAAAAEPAEAPGALDPSDPKGPTVDAEQAAAKADEPPGKSD; encoded by the coding sequence ATGAGCTCCAGCGTCCTGTACGACGCCCCGGGCCCCAAGGCCCGGATGCGCAACCGCATCTACTCGGTCATCGGAACGGCCGCGATCATCGGCCTCATCGCCTTCGTGATCATGCGGCTCGCCGACCGGGGCCACTTCGCGTCCGAGGTCTGGAACACCTTCAACTACGCCAACGTGCGGATCGCCATCCGCGACGGCATCTTCACCACGCTGAAGGTCTTCGCCCTCGCCGGTGCGCTGTCCCTGGTGCTCGGCGCGCTGCTCGCGGTCACCCGCGCGTCGGATCACCGCGCGATCCGCTGGCTGGCCACGGGATTCATCGAGCTGTTCCGCGCCATCCCTCTGCTGATCACGATCTACGCCCTCTGGGTGCTCTTCCTCACCTACAAGAGTGACCTGGGGTTCGTCGGCGAGAACAACGGCTTCTGGGCCCTGGTCATCGGTCTGGCCGTCTACAACGGCGCCGTGCAGGCAGAGGTCCTGCGGGCCGGTTTCAACGCCGTGCCGCGCGGCCAGGTGGAGGCGGCGTACGCACTGGGACTGCGCAAGTCCCAGGTGATGACGATGCTGCTGCTGCCGCAGGCGGTCAGGTCCATGCTGCCGACGATCATCAGCCAGCTGGTGGTCACGCTCAAGGACACGTCGCTCGGCTACATCATCACGTACGCGGAGCTCCTGTACGCGGCGCGACAGCTGGCCAACACGACCCTCGTCAACGGCCAGTACATCTACGTTCCGGTGATCATGGTCGTCGGCACGATCTACGTGGCGATGTGCATGGCCCTCTCCGGCCTGGCCACCTGGGTCGAGAAGCGCGGACGCCGGGCCAAGACGGGCATCGCCGTCGCCGCGGCCGCCGAGCCCGCCGAGGCACCGGGGGCGCTCGACCCGTCCGACCCCAAGGGGCCGACGGTCGACGCCGAGCAGGCGGCCGCCAAGGCCGACGAGCCGCCCGGCAAATCGGACTGA